A genomic stretch from Nitrospiraceae bacterium includes:
- the ruvB gene encoding Holliday junction branch migration DNA helicase RuvB, whose product MDDRLLTTHLIEEEQSLEGTLRPQRLTEYIGQERMKESLRVCIDAATGRGEALDHAIFYGPPGLGKTTIAHIIAKEMGGTIRSTSGLVLTHAGDLAAILANLQPRDVLFIDEIHRLPPAAEEVLYPAMEDYQIDLVIGQGSSLRTMKLDLPPFTLIGATTRAGSLTSPLRERFGLVYRLDFYLPEDLKVIISRSARLLGVRIEDEGAGEIAGRARGTPRIANRLIKRVRDFAEVKAQGRITRSVAQEALQWLGVDQAGFDEMDRKILLTIIRKFRGGPVGIDALAAAVQEEKSTLEDVYEPFLLQSGYLDRTARGRQVTAKALQHFGENPNLFSIGI is encoded by the coding sequence ATGGACGACCGGCTTCTTACCACTCACCTCATAGAAGAAGAACAAAGCCTTGAGGGGACTCTGAGACCTCAACGCTTAACGGAGTATATCGGCCAGGAGCGGATGAAAGAATCGCTTCGGGTTTGCATTGACGCGGCAACTGGTAGAGGAGAAGCCTTAGACCACGCCATTTTTTATGGGCCTCCCGGATTAGGTAAAACCACCATCGCTCATATAATCGCCAAAGAAATGGGGGGCACAATTCGCTCCACCTCCGGGCTGGTACTTACCCACGCGGGCGACCTAGCCGCCATTTTGGCAAATCTTCAGCCACGGGATGTTCTATTTATCGATGAAATTCACCGTTTGCCCCCCGCAGCCGAAGAGGTATTGTATCCCGCCATGGAGGATTACCAAATTGATTTAGTGATTGGACAGGGCTCTTCCTTGCGCACCATGAAATTAGATCTCCCGCCTTTTACGCTCATTGGGGCCACGACACGTGCAGGCTCCCTCACCTCTCCGCTGCGAGAGCGCTTTGGGCTTGTTTATCGATTGGATTTTTATCTGCCTGAAGACTTGAAGGTCATCATTTCCCGCTCTGCTAGATTACTCGGAGTCCGCATTGAGGATGAAGGAGCAGGAGAAATTGCCGGCCGGGCTCGCGGGACTCCCCGAATTGCTAATAGGTTAATCAAACGTGTGCGTGACTTTGCAGAAGTTAAAGCCCAAGGACGGATCACGAGATCGGTCGCACAGGAAGCCTTACAATGGTTAGGAGTCGATCAGGCAGGATTTGATGAAATGGACCGCAAAATACTCTTGACCATAATCAGAAAGTTTCGGGGGGGACCCGTTGGCATCGACGCCCTAGCCGCAGCAGTCCAGGAAGAAAAATCCACACTAGAAGATGTATACGAACCTTTTCTGCTTCAATCTGGATATCTGGACCGAACAGCCCGAGGCCGACAAGTCACCGCAAAAGCTTTGCAACATTTTGGAGAAAATCCGAATCTCTTTTCGATTGGGATCTGA